CTTTTCCAGTTTGCTCTGACTGGCATAAATTGTGGGTTTTTAGGTGTCTAGCTCACTGTTTTTCCGGCCGAGGTGGCTTGCCAAGATAAATGAATACACATTAAAAGGCTGTGGTGTACTATACATAGATGCACCACGTCCATTGCACTCGCTGGCTTCCCCTATGCTTAGACTTGATTCCGATGTCTGACAGAAACTGGAAAGTGTTTTGAATACAACCACGTATTGGCCGGAATGGCTTCAGGCTCGAAATCAAGATCTTTCAGCTCGATGACTGGTTATTAAACCGTAAGTAAGGActacttaaaaaatattgggtaaatgatttaaaattaaatgcatttaagccATTGAGATATTAATCAATACAAATAACTTACAAATCCCAAACTGTATTGATCTTGACATTTAGTTAAAAAGGCACTTTTACTATGCGTTGTAGGACGCTAATAAAAGCGTCTAGCTGTTTTGCAAACCAGGTCCATTCGCCCATTCATAAGGCGATAACCGAACTGGGATTAGGGCCAGCTGAGCTCTCTACCATCGCCAGCACGAAACCCAACATCCACGCCAACGCGTTATGTTTGGGCCTGGTCAACGTAATGACAGCTTCGCGTGTTTCGGGCCGCGAGTGGATGGCTGCCTTATTGGTGGCTTGGCGGCATTCTGGCTATATCGCTCCACGACTACAAAATGTTCATTCACAAAGTGCCGGCAAGACGCCAACGCATTCGAGGCAAAAACCGCTTATCAAGCTGTCGCTGGCGGTCTGTtgtcacacacaaaaaatggttttgcaacaaataaaacataataatttgCATGTGGGCTGCGACTTGGAAACGTGGTTCAATCATTCAAAAAATCAGCTTATAAGCTTtgggacatttttttttggttgttgttgttctatTGGAATTTATTCTATTCCTATTCTAATACCCAagatttttatgattttcctCTATCCCAAGCATGATAttcattgcatttatttaaatctatAAAATGACGATATCACGGAAAAAGTAATACAAATGGTATTATTAATAAAGGTATTCCAGATATTCTAAGAACTAGATGACATTTTGTTTACCTACATATAATTATAGGGAGTGTAACGAGTACTTTCCAACATAATAAGCTCAAACCTATTTTTGGTCAAAccaaatttattatttattttacattgcATGTGGAGTTGAACTCAGTATATGTTtggcaaaattaaataaaagttggcAAAAATAGCGAAAATCGATTTCCGTTGAGCTATTGTTCGTGTTGTGCTTCGCcgtgttgtttttatttgtgcatTTCCTGGCTTTTCCGTTGGCATTGTCTCGTTCGTTTACCTTTTTGCACTGCTATTCATGCAATTACCGTGGCCCAGAGCCGGCTTCTTTTGGgtattttgcattaaaatcgattttgcaattgacattttgatgattatacctgttactcgttgagtaaaagggtatactagattcgttgaaaagtatgttacaggcaaaagaaaatctttccgaccatataaagtatatatattctttattataTCCGTCTGTGCGATTGATCTCAAAAGCTGAAATGCTTAGATTatgcatgcagactccagaggcatagacgcaacgcaagtttgttttcccattttgccacgcccagtctaacgctcacaaaccgcccaaaactgccacgcccacacttttgaaaaatgtttagatattttttcagaaatgtattagtattgtatatttctttcgcccacaaaccgccaacaactgccagtgtgaaaatttctccttcgcacttccactatctgagtaacgggtatcagatagtcggggaacttgacaatagtattttcttttgtttttacgtTGTGTTTGGCACTAATTTCTGCCCAGTTGCGCAAAAACTGAAAGTTAAATGCAACTGTTGTTGACATTTGGGCTGTATGAATAATCTATGCTTCCTTGGCTCCTGTGATTTGCTCACCAAATGGGAACATTATATGTCTTCATCAAGACGCCTCCTGATGCTTTCGATCTTTGTCTGCCTGACTCatcttgcttttgctttcaaTGTCATTTATTGTGTAATTGAAGCTTTACTATGGGCAAAACCtagccaaaacaaaacgaaaactcgttttcgcttttattgACCATTTGCGCGTCCTCACTCGCTATTTTTTCTCTTCAAGAAAGAAGCACACATAAAGTCTTCGGCTGCCTTTTACGGCTGCTTCTTAACAATCTGCTGCCGTTCGGCCATCGTGACACTGATACTTGGCCAGAAACCAGCAGCATCGCTTTGTGGTCTTGACCAAATAAGTTTGTTGAACAGGATTGTGTGACAAAAACCCATGTTGGAGCcattttagctttttggtTCACTCTCTGGACAATGGTTATACGGGCAAGAATTTGTGGGATTATTGACTaaagtttccatttccaatgtATGGTGACTTTCTTCTGCACTTCAGGAATCTTATTAATTAgcaaattttttaattcagatgaatattaattaaagttaatCCCGAGGGGATTGGTCGGTTCTGTTTTCAATCGAGACATATGGATCTCACCCACTTTCATTACATTAAATGTGTCTCTTACTTTGCTTATTCGTTCATGTCATGTTTGGTATGTTTGCTCGTTGAATTTGCACAATAATTTTCTGCTTTATTCGCATTTAACGAAATGCGCAGACAACAAAAGTTAAACTCAATTAGATTTAATCCAGCGAAAAAACGATGACGATATGAACTTTGAACTTCTGGGCTAATGGAATAAAGAACGATTCCCATTTTAATGTGAAAACACGCGGATAATTGTATatcgaatataaataattacattatTAGTTCAGTTACTAGGTTGGAAGGTGTCTTCTTTTTAGTCCTGCAACTTTCAATTTCTGTCATCCAAGTCTAATTTTCTCACAGATAAgaggtttttttttactttaaaggGATGCCCCTCGAGTTTCGCTTGAATTTGGATCAAATATGGCGGTAAAACCTTTGACTTGGTTCCAAGTACTAACTTAAGGggtcaaaatattttatacaattgTTTCACTAATTTATTATCTTTTCCTGTTGCAGAATACGTCGCCCCTGTGGGAGGACTTTGTGGCTAAGGCCGGAAAACTACACACTTGCTTAAGGTAAGTTAACTTTGGGTGTAAATCGGTTGCTTCATTCTGGAGAACGATATTTCATCAGCAGCCAGCTAACGAGCAACAGTTACAAAACTCTAGAACGAGAACTGCGTGTTAATAAACTCAATGTTCGTTTTCCTGAATTCGTCTTTACGCTTTTCACTTCCTCGCACTGCGGCGTATATAATGTGAGGcgtatataatttttttgtgctctttctgctgttgctgaatTTGTTGGTCGTTGGGTAGAGACCACCGGCACAGACTTCgggcatttgtttgttttattttctctgtgGTTTTAATGCTTAGACTTGGCCCAAATATTCTCGCGGACGAGGGTCCCCGCGGCAATGTCTGGCCAAAGTATATAGCCGCCGAATAGCGGTTGCATTAATCACTACCCCAAGTCCTATTGACCGAGTTCAAATCACGGGACTTGCCAAAACGCGCTTCGAGTGTTTGCCCACTGCGCTTGACACACATCTTGACCGATTTCCCGCAAGGTGAACCCGCCCGGATCAACACGCCCAGATGGGTACCACTTTTGTATACCCTAGATGTGGGTATTAAGCATTATTTACCATGGTTCCAATCATAAAAGAATTACGATTAAGTATATTTCACGCGATAGGGTATTCAAGGCTTCAGATACCACAGGTACTGTGTATgtttagtgtttttttttcctagcTGGCTCCTAATTGAAATATCGCCCACGGGCAAGTGGAGAAGATGTTTATTACATCTAGCTGGCTGGGCCCACAATAATAATGATGTTGCATTTGCTCTCCTCTGTTCACAGGGCCGCCATCCAGGCAATCGCCGCCTATTTGGATGCCTTCCAAAAGATAGCCGATGCGGCGACCAACTCAAGAGGTAAGTTCAAACCGTGGATTCGTCTGCGTGAAAATACAATACGGTGGAATCCCCTTCACCGCCGGCTCGGGTACTGTATCTCTTTCCGCTGCTCATTATTCATGGGTCTATTCGCAGTCAGCGGCGGTCATCGATCTGATTTGTATACACATTCATGCTTTCGATGTTTACGTTGTCGATTCTCCCTTTCTGCGTTCGAATGGCGATGTTGCTATTCTCTCTGACCTCACGCATTTCGTTGGTTttgctatttatatttatttatcgaGTGCCCGATTATGCAATGTCCGACGTCCGATTCTCGCAGCCCACCTCAGTCCGGACGGGAAATGCGATGCCAGATGGGAGAGCTGTGGTCGTTATTAGACTAGCAGCTTGAATATAGTACAACATGTGGCTGTTCCAttgacatttttcattttttatactCCTTTTTATACTCTCTTAACGCCCTTTCATGGATTTGGTGTGTGGCTGGTGCTAAGTGCACATGCTCGTGCCAACCCCTTTGGCAAGAGAAGCCTGCTCGCTTGGTCGTTTGCACTTACTAAATGGTTTCATTAGCTTTAGTGGTTACTTGGCTCAGTGCGGTCAAGCATCGACACATGTGTCCGTTCTCCCTTAGAGGCGTTCCAAATGCAACTCGAGTCTAAGTTTAAGATTCTTGATTCGCACTTGGCACACGGTCAACATGAGGGGTCCTCAAGGTGGTGGGTTTTCTGGGTACCCagctcatttggaatttgagGCAAGTGGTTCTGAGAGCCGGCCTTTCAAAGGAGACTCAAAAAGCTACTGCCTATTTGGCATATAAGTACACATCAAACGAGGATGGAAAAAGTTATTATATGATTCGGAGGCAGTCCGAGATAATCGGGCCGCCTGTCACTTGCTGGTGATATGCAGAcacagaagcaggagcagtagCAGTAACTGGTGGCCTGACCAGTTGTCCCGGATCCGACTTTGAATCGAACTGTGGCATGGCATAATGGGCACACACGGGACTTGGGACTTGGGACTCGGGAGCTAAGTCTGGAGAAATGGAGTCCCGATTCGTGTCGCATGCAATGTTGTCTGCTGCGCCTCCAAATTGAAACGACAGCCCATGGCGTGCGATTGTTGCTGCATGCTCTAAACATTTCCGCTGCCAGCTTAATTATTCGTGCTCCGTGGATGAATGGTTGTTCCCCTCCagtaatttaatttggcaacTGTTTAATATTGCATGCTTACATGCTTAATTTGGGTTACGAAACATACCAAGCAAGGTTCTAGGCAATTGATGGCGAAACAAGTGGAAAGTGAAACCTATTGTCTTATATAAGCTAAGTTCAATACATACATGTTAACTTCTTGAATAAAATATTGGATTTTAACATTTCGGGAAAGTTGGTATTGAAtgataaaatcaaattcaatgtCCTGTTTAAACTTGCTTCGCCACATGACAAAATGATCACTTGTATTCCCTTGATTGCAGGCGCCTCAAAGGAGATCGGCACCGCCCTGACCCGTGTTTGCCTCCGACACAAGGCGGTGGAGACACGTCTGAAGACCTTCACCAGCGCCATTATGGATTGCCTGGTGCAGCCGCTGCAGGAGAGGATCGAGGACTGGAAGCGCACGGTGGCCACCATCGACAAAGACCATGCCAAAGAGTACAAGCGCTGTCGCAGTGAACTGAAGAAGCGCTCCAGCGACACCCTGCGCCTGCAGAAGAAGGCGCGCAAGGGTCAGACGGACGGTTTGCAGTCCCTGATGGACTCGCACATGCAAGATGTCACCCTGCGCCGTGCAGAACTGGAGGAAGTCGAGAAGAAATCCTTGAGGTCGGCCATGGTGGAGGAGCGTCTTCGCTACTGCAGCTTTGTCCACATGCTTCAGCCAGTGGTGCACGAGGAGTGCGAGGTCATGTCAGAGTTGGGTCACCTACAGGTGCGTAGAGCGGTGCTTACATTGTGTGCTCAGTGACTAATAAAGTTTTTTTACAGGAAGCCATGCAGTCAATTGCGCTAGTAACCAAGGAACCCAGTGTCCTGCCCCAGGCCTCCGAGGAGCTAATTCACGACGCTAAGGCCAGCATTAATCTGTACCCGGAGTCTCCAGGTGGCGGTTCCGGCTCGCAGGGCGGCGGCTGCTCCAACTCGCTGGGTTCCCGAAAGAGCTCCGTCTGTTCCATCAGCAGTATGAACAGCAGCGGCTCGAGCAATTCTCCCGGTCACCATCACTATCCGCGCTCCTTGTCGCAGGTGCGTCATGTCACAGGGTTTCGTAGATGCCCATCATCAAACCCACATTTGGCATTGTGGCGTCCGctcatttcttgtttttcatcAATGGTCTTTTGTGttccgttttcgtttttttagTTTGTAACGCCCGCAATTCGCTTGAAACCTGGTGAATCCAGTGATAGTGGCTTTTGCTCATCGCCAGCTCTAACAACACaggttttcatttctttttcttccgTTCAATTTTACCCAATTACAAAGACTTCTCCAAGTTATCTTTAACTGCTTTGATTTTACTGACGGCTTTGCTGATTCTCCACAGACCTCGAATGCAACGAATCAAACGGCAAATGTCTCAACCTGGCCCCCACATTCCCAGGATGGCGTAGACACACTGCCACCGACCGCTGACCGTCCGCACACCATTTCGACGGCATACGAAAAGGGTCACCAGCGTCCTCCACTGACCGTCTACACGTTCCAAAACCCGGAGACCATTCACGAGTCGGGCAGCTGCTTGAACAACGGAACCGCAGCCCCGAATGGACAGCCCCTGTCCGGACAAACCACTCCGGCCACTCAGAAATCACCGGCTGCCTCACTTAGTCGGCCTCCCTTGCCAGTTGTAAGTAGGGAGTAGTCATTAAATCAAACAACAATTTATAAagggtttttgtttattttgtattgttCTGGTCCTTAATCGAGTATTAGGTATTAATTACTTAATAAGAAAAATTTACTTTCCTTTGGTCATGAAAAAGAAAGAGCGGACTTTGTCTAGACTGCTAAAATAAATCGTTTAAACTAAGTTAAAGATAATATTGCATTAACAAAATCGAATACCAGATGCGAAGATTTCAAAACTACAGTATTTATAGATATGATACTTATGTATGTTATGTATGTTGATTGCGCTATGTAGAATCATCTGAATTTGTCTTTAAGTACTAAGTGTATGCAATGTTATGGAAGGAGACAATAGTCGAATAGTCGGGAAACCGTCTATTAACTTTTTACATTCTATTAAGTTGTCTCTCTCGTTGTGTTGGCCGGGATACTCGCCATAGAAGCCAGCCCATGTGGTGAGTATTCCAGAGTCAGAGCCCCACCAATCGTAGATCCAACAGCGCGCTCATCTGCATGCGCCCCGCTAGACCACTGACAACTAGGACCTTTAAGTCGCCTCATCATTAAACCTAAAACATTTAGATTTTCACCGTGACTAACCGATGGCCTTACACACTTTTCAGCGCTGCTCGTCGCTGGAGCGACCCCTTTCGGCCCAGAGTAACCACCGCCAGGGAAGTGGGAGCAACCTGCTGCAGCGCCAGTGCCCCTCGCCGATTCCGGCTCATATCACGAAAGGTAAATGGTGCGCAATGCCTGGCAATTGCCCAGCTTGTCTCCGTGTATTTGTGTGCACGCTTGCCCTTGGCTAATCCCATCAGTCTTACTAATAACCGTGTCCACCCGCATGTCCTTGCTAACATCATCCGCACACAGAGCTGTCCGCAGCACATCAtgcacagcaacagcagcagcagcaaaatcaGCAGCCTCAGACGCCACCCACCTATGTGAACATGTCTGAGTTGGCCACCATGGCAGCTTTGAAGCAAGCCAACCAACAGCAAAAGACCTCTACGCCGCctctgcagcagcagagctCCATTGACTCGGCCTGCTCCCAGCATTCCAACGACTCCTCCGGCTCGcatcagctcctccagcagcagcagcaacatccatCGCAGCAAAATCACCACTCAGCCACTGCCACACGCTCCCATTCCATATCCTCGACGGCTTCGTCACTTCACTCGCATCCGTCGATCGACTCCACCGTCGCTTGCGGCTCGCTGGTGGGCCAACACAACcacagcaccagcaccaacacGAACACCAACACCACCTCGCCGTCCAGTGGCAGCTCCACGCCACAGAACCATTACTCGCCCCTGCTAACCAACTCCCCCACGTCCACTGCCGCAGGTACTCCCAGTGGCAGCAGCTTAGGTCCTGGGCCCGGTTTGGGATTTGTCTACCAGGTCAGCTCCCCGACGCCTCCCTCCAGCGAGGTGCTGAAGATCACCGAGCAAACCGCAGCAGGACAGGATCAGAGTACAGCCAACAGCGTAGCAGAAGAGATGGATGAGCGATCAAGGGCCTCTGTCCTGCAGAAGGCTTCAATGTTCGAAAAGGCGGCAGCTGCGGCTGCGGTCTCGCCTCCAGCTTCCATTCAGGTTGCATCCAGTGCCCCAGCTTCGGGAGGCGGAACTCGACGATCAgaggcggagcagcaggaaaTGGGTGAGTTGAATCAGCGACCAGCCGGATCGTTGAAAGCGAAGTGTGTCAATTGATCCTAGCACCCAGCCCACCCAGCACCAAAGAGCACTTTGAACATGAGTCTCCCCTGTCTTCACTTTCATGACTAGcccgtttttatttataattgacAAACATatcgtaaatattttttaacccccaaatttcttttttgtttttccctccCCTTTCTCTAcaaatttttggtttgttgtgTAAATGCAACGGCAACAACTGCATCAAAACCAACTTTAAaccattaattattttttggttttgactTCATGTTCACCCTACCCAAAATCTCTTTCGTCTGTAAACTATTATTCACAATGAACCAACTGcaccacaaaaacaacaacaacaaaactgtCTTCAAATCGATaccaacaaatatgaaaatatgaatttaacaGACAAATCTTTCGAAGATTCAATACAAGCactaaataatttaattggcGAACTAGACTCCTTTCAACGCGAGATAGATGAGGGCAAGGTCAAGCCGCCGAGCAACAACAtaagcggcagcaacaacaatatgaccaccagcagcaacagcagcagcgacaacaacaacctcCCCGCCACTAGCAACATCGAGCCCTGCGCCATCAGCAATCAGACAAACTCGAGCGGCTGTGGAACAGACATATCTGACACCACGTCCGACGAACTGGCCGGCGACGATATGGACGTCAGGCAGCGGGATCGAGATCAGGATCTGCTCGGCGCCAGCGATTCGGAGCTGAGTCGCTGCTATGTGAGCGAGACGAGTTCGCTGACCGGTGGTCTGACGGCCGGCGGCTACGAGAATCCCACATTCGCGCACTTTGCGGCCAATGCGAATAGAGATGACGCTGTTTCCCTGGCCTCCGACAGCGTTTGTCTCGGCCAGCCACGCCATGCCTACGTGGATACTTGTAGCGACAGCGGCAGTGCCGTGGTGGTGATCTACGACCACCAGATTCCCAACACGCCCGACATTGAGTTCGTGAAGCAGAACTCCGAAATTGTAGTGCTGCGGACCAAGGATCCGCAGCCCCACGCGCTTCAGCTGCACGAGATGCGcgagctgcagcagttgccCGCGAATTTAGCCGCTTCACCGGACTCCTCGCCGGACTCGGCCGCTGGCCAGGCGCCACCAACAGCAACTGTGGCGCCCGCCAAGCAGCGACTCTCCTCGTTTCGCGCCACCAGTGAACAGCAGTTGCAACTCCTCGGACGCGGCAGTCCGCAAAGAGGTAAAACACCCAGTGAGCAGGTGGTACAGAGCAGACCACAGGACCAGCATTATCCACAGACACATCAGCAGGATATTGATGGCAGTAGTCCACCAGTAGAAATTGCAAGGCGCCAGCTGCCCCCCAAGCCCACCAGCTTGAGCGTTTTTAACGGCCCCGTCCCCACTGCGGGCGATAGGCCTGTTGTGCCTCGAAAGTCGGATTTTAAGGCCGATCTAGATGCTAAAATACGCAGGCAAAAGCAGAAAGTTaaacagcagttgcagcagcaacagcagcaagaaacgcagcagcagcagcaagcaccACAAGAACAGCAACACTCACCACAGTCGCCCCAAACCAGAAACTGTAATGTCACTAATCAACAAGCCGCCAGTATTACTGAATTTGCATCTGCAACCGCACCAGCATCCACAGACCCGTACCCGCATCAAAATCATAGAATGCCAAACCAAAATCAGACAGCCACATCCAATCACAAGCAGTGCAAGACGACCACAATGGCATTGTCACCGTCATCACCTCGCGGCCATCTGCCATTATCACCGTCATCGCTATCGTCATTACCATTACCAGCCACCAATTCATCACCATCAAATGGTCGGTCATCGATGTTGTCCGCCAGTGACCGACCACCCGATCATCCATATGTGTGCTCGAATGCTCCAGCCAATCCCCACCATGCCAATAGCATTACAAATGCCAATGTCAATGCCAATGCCCAGCTCAAGCCGTGCATTACGCCCCGGCCGGCTTCGTTGTCGGGTTcgttttgttgatttttgatttttatggttttggtttttgattcCTTTTTTTTGAATACGTTCTTACTTAGTTGTACTTTGCAAATATCCTTATTATTTGTGCTTGCCAAAGTAACTTCACGTGGTTATtggttttttcgttttgctaTAAGTTCGATGTGGTAACCTTTCTCGCGCTAAGCACTAAGCTCATACCATCAAGTCACAATCATTAAGTTCAGATCATCAACAGACAACTCAAAAACAGCATGATACTGCCACTAACTGCTCAATGCTTAATCACTAATCAGATTTGATCAATTGTAACTACAATCTTTTcacaaaattgcattttgcgaAATCGCTTGAATTAGGGGAAATTTCTTTTCTACATGAATTTATATCGGAAGTGCCATCACTGCCATTAACGTTTTTCCACTCGCTTCGGGGTCACCATTATGATTCACAGCAGACCGAGAATTTTCATAACTTTTTCGATCAGCAGATCCTAACTCTGCGTCTATCTCTAACTTCTGGTATTAGATGGTGTCCTGTGTTTTGTGTGCCAAGTGTATAACTGATTACTGTACATAAATGTGAATAACAGCATAAACCAATGACTTGATGCGCAAAATGACCGCCTTACTTACTATGATTTTTACTTTTCCTAGGAGGAGCAGCCAGCGGTGGCTCCACGCGCATCGGACGTCGCTCGTCCATCAATCAGGCCAAGCCACCGCCGCCAGTTAGACGCAGTTCGTCGGTGACCCCCAGTCCCAATGCCTCGGTCGGGGTAAGTTAAAACGATTAATTACACCCTACACCCAACTAAGTTAGTCACTTAATATAAGGTAGTCGCTAAGCCGCTCAACTCTGGGTCACACACTCTTCGGTTTTCATTTTGCTATTACTCTTTAACTTATGATTTAATTACGCaacgcagctgcagcagcaaccacagcacGCGACTCTGTCGCAGCAGAATCACCAACTAAGCAGCTCCAGCGAGCACTTACCGCCACCCCCGCCATTCATGCTGGACTCTATGGCCCAGATTCCCAGCTCAGCGCTGAAAGTATCGGAGACGGTAAGAGCCCTGGCAGCCATGCGGCACCATCCAGCATCACCCGTGTCACTCAGGCgcatgcaacagcaacagcaccagcttcagcagcaacagcagcaacatgtgcagctgcagcaacccCTATTGCAGGTGTGTGCACGCTAGGCCAGTTCCCATCTGTACCAAAATGTTAGAATTCCTACACTCACCTGGCTAATTGACTTTGCAACCTAACTGGgtacaatattttttataattctcAAGTGTCACAGGATCCATATGCCTATCACTAATCGTAAACTGTAGGACTTTTAGTAGCTTTGCTAACGTAAAAATAATAGATTTTTAGCATGCCTTTCCTCTAACCTGAGCTTAGTtccatatattttcttatgtCAGCATCAATAGCATACCTTACGTGTCGAAGAATACAAATGTAGGTATATTTTGAGCTCATTGGGCAACGCTTTAAacttgaaatacattttggaTACTCAAGAATTATTCCCCAATAAAAGacagtatatttatattctttggGCCTATCTAGTGCTCGAGAGACCCACcttcaattgattttcttGCACTActtatcatttcattttatttcaacttACGTTTGCTTTACCACTACCACACACAAACCGAAACCCTTATACCCCACGTAGTCTGCGCACAACTCCCCCTCGAAAGATGACCTGACCGTAATCCACGACTATTTGGATCTGCACGCATATGCTCAGGCCTTGGCCACGGGTCAACAGCCAGGCGGTCAGCAGATGGCCAACCCGCATCGCTTTTttcaccagcagcaacatcagccaccgccgccgcctgtCTATCAAGTCGATGCCGTAAGTGACCAGCGGGTATCTCGCGGGCTAACTAACCTAAACTAACAGCTGTCTTCGTCTGGCCTAAAACGTCTGCCCTCCTTCCAGCTTAGTTGTAATGCTATATTCATAGATAACTCTAGAGCTTAGCTTTGGTCGTGTTTTGGCTAAATTTTAATTAGCGCCCGTCTTCCTCTCTTTTTTCTCATGCCACAACCACACGATCACTGACATACATTCACGACCAGACATTCCGCACCTCATCACCAGCCGCGGGCGGAGGGGGTGGCGGCAGCATATACGCCCAGCCCAAACTGGTCAACAGCATGTCAAGCTTCCGCACCAGCAGCCCCAGTCCCAATGGACATGCTCACCCACTGCCACCGACACAGCCAAAGGCGAATCCGAACCTAATTGCACAGCTCAATGCACGACTCAGcggcaaacagcaacagcagcagcaggtcgAGGGGATCTACGGCAACCAGCAGGCGCCCGGGGGAGAGTCTATCTACATGCGGAGTGGCTTGCCCATGtcgcagccgcaacagcagcaacactatGACGGTAAATCTGAACAAATCcagctgcaccaccagcaacagcataGAATTTACGCTAGTTTCGGCACCTCATCATCACCAATGTCATCGGCCCAtacggccagcagcagcactaaACCGTCCATTCTAACACCGACCACCTCATTCAATGCATTGCCTCACTTTCCCCTGTCTTCATCCACATCATCGTTGCTCTCCAAAGTCAGCTCATTCTCGAACTCTTCATCCGCATCCCCACCAACAATGGCAGCGGCCCCTGGTTCGGCCAATTCGCATTATCAGCCACCGCAGCCGCCGAATGCAGCAGTTGCTAACAGCAAAGACATGGCCACCTACTCAAGTTCGTTTACCAAAAATACAGCAGCTGCGCAATCGCCGAACATGAGACAGGCTCATTCccatcagcaccaccaacagccgcagcagcactACACTTGTCCGCCTCCTCTGGAGGAtcccccaccgccgcccattTACGCCGCCAGTGCATCGGCCACGATGCCCAAGAAGGTTGTCCGTCCGCCCACTGGCCAGAACACGTCTCACTCGAGCGCCTA
This genomic stretch from Drosophila teissieri strain GT53w chromosome 2L, Prin_Dtei_1.1, whole genome shotgun sequence harbors:
- the LOC122611437 gene encoding mucin-4 isoform X11, which gives rise to MDLSLERDSSALGSLFQQIINDMKNTSPLWEDFVAKAGKLHTCLRAAIQAIAAYLDAFQKIADAATNSRGASKEIGTALTRVCLRHKAVETRLKTFTSAIMDCLVQPLQERIEDWKRTVATIDKDHAKEYKRCRSELKKRSSDTLRLQKKARKGQTDGLQSLMDSHMQDVTLRRAELEEVEKKSLRSAMVEERLRYCSFVHMLQPVVHEECEVMSELGHLQEAMQSIALVTKEPSVLPQASEELIHDAKASINLYPESPGGGSGSQGGGCSNSLGSRKSSVCSISSMNSSGSSNSPGHHHYPRSLSQFVTPAIRLKPGESSDSGFCSSPALTTQTSNATNQTANVSTWPPHSQDGVDTLPPTADRPHTISTAYEKGHQRPPLTVYTFQNPETIHESGSCLNNGTAAPNGQPLSGQTTPATQKSPAASLSRPPLPVKPAHVRCSSLERPLSAQSNHRQGSGSNLLQRQCPSPIPAHITKELSAAHHAQQQQQQQNQQPQTPPTYVNMSELATMAALKQANQQQKTSTPPLQQQSSIDSACSQHSNDSSGSHQLLQQQQQHPSQQNHHSATATRSHSISSTASSLHSHPSIDSTVACGSLVGQHNHSTSTNTNTNTTSPSSGSSTPQNHYSPLLTNSPTSTAAGTPSGSSLGPGPGLGFVYQVSSPTPPSSEVLKITEQTAAGQDQSTANSVAEEMDERSRASVLQKASMFEKAAAAAAVSPPASIQVASSAPASGGGTRRSEAEQQEMDKSFEDSIQALNNLIGELDSFQREIDEGKVKPPSNNISGSNNNMTTSSNSSSDNNNLPATSNIEPCAISNQTNSSGCGTDISDTTSDELAGDDMDVRQRDRDQDLLGASDSELSRCYVSETSSLTGGLTAGGYENPTFAHFAANANRDDAVSLASDSVCLGQPRHAYVDTCSDSGSAVVVIYDHQIPNTPDIEFVKQNSEIVVLRTKDPQPHALQLHEMRELQQLPANLAASPDSSPDSAAGQAPPTATVAPAKQRLSSFRATSEQQLQLLGRGSPQRGKTPSEQVVQSRPQDQHYPQTHQQDIDGSSPPVEIARRQLPPKPTSLSVFNGPVPTAGDRPVVPRKSDFKADLDAKIRRQKQKVKQQLQQQQQQETQQQQQAPQEQQHSPQSPQTRNCNVTNQQAASITEFASATAPASTDPYPHQNHRMPNQNQTATSNHKQCKTTTMALSPSSPRGHLPLSPSSLSSLPLPATNSSPSNGRSSMLSASDRPPDHPYVCSNAPANPHHANSITNANVNANAQLKPCITPRPASLSGGAASGGSTRIGRRSSINQAKPPPPVRRSSSVTPSPNASVGLQQQPQHATLSQQNHQLSSSSEHLPPPPPFMLDSMAQIPSSALKVSETVRALAAMRHHPASPVSLRRMQQQQHQLQQQQQQHVQLQQPLLQSAHNSPSKDDLTVIHDYLDLHAYAQALATGQQPGGQQMANPHRFFHQQQHQPPPPPVYQVDATFRTSSPAAGGGGGGSIYAQPKLVNSMSSFRTSSPSPNGHAHPLPPTQPKANPNLIAQLNARLSGKQQQQQQVEGIYGNQQAPGGESIYMRSGLPMSQPQQQQHYDAAAQSPNMRQAHSHQHHQQPQQHYTCPPPLEDPPPPPIYAASASATMPKKVVRPPTGQNTSHSSAYAAASTTATLPRNMMQQQQRLQQQQYQQPASIGIGNGNGHLGQRPQLPLPQQKLRAAQQQHLAEQQHQQQQQHQLQHQQHQQRQPAIPSRHSSVQQKIFVSTNPFIQTTAVKFHSPSASPTCGSPVTGSGSLASIYATTSRGGHHHQQQAQQQHYYRDAAGGNSNGGAAHYNHNAHAHSPAHHPTGPSHLSRIADGSNKARSHLKA